Proteins from a genomic interval of Desulfurobacterium sp. TC5-1:
- the rnr gene encoding ribonuclease R → MEKRIFEALHKLNKPLKAREIAKFLGIPPEEREALREKLKEMAKSGKLVKLKGAKYALPEKLNLIVGKLCAYKEGFGFVDPLEGGKGVFVPGRNMAGAMNGDIVAVQVVKEGKDGKREGKIVSIIDRAVKKVVGRVEKYKKHCFVVPEDKRIRYDVILTSEDFKNVEDGDYVVAEIISYPSETRGPVGRVVENLGKSGPKLDIELIIRKYDLPVEFPQEVLEEAEKIPQEVSISDIKGRVDLREQLTFTIDGETARDFDDAVAIEKLPNGNYRLFVHIADVSHYVKPGSALDKEAYNRGTSVYFPDRCIPMLPERLSNGICSLNPDVDRLTFTCEMEINRHGIVVDYKIYESVIHSKARLTYNIAQKIIDGDEEAKRDFPHVVESLNHMYRLAQILHRKRYKRGSIDFDLPEPVVVLNAEGEPIDIYKAERLWSHRLIEEFMIIANETVAEFMFWADYPSVYRIHESPDREKLAEFLNFVKSLGIKVPNIKNDVQPKLLQKILEQVAGKPEEKLVNYLMLRTMARAKYSPDNIGHFGLASTCYTHFTSPIRRYADLQLHRLIKMALKGEFNSDNISFWEEKLERICKHITERSINADEAERDVVQLKQLQYAVNHVGEVFESIVTGVSEQGLFIETVEELIPGFVHVSSLKNDYYICIPKQYCLLGERTKTLFRIGDRVLAKLIGVDVENRKAEFEIVKKLQPSR, encoded by the coding sequence ATGGAAAAAAGAATTTTCGAAGCTTTACATAAATTGAACAAACCCCTTAAAGCAAGAGAGATAGCAAAGTTTTTAGGCATACCGCCTGAAGAGAGAGAGGCTTTAAGAGAAAAGCTGAAAGAGATGGCTAAAAGCGGGAAGCTTGTAAAACTTAAAGGTGCAAAGTATGCCCTTCCGGAGAAGTTAAACCTAATTGTAGGTAAATTATGTGCTTATAAGGAAGGTTTTGGTTTTGTTGATCCGCTTGAAGGCGGCAAAGGCGTTTTTGTTCCAGGAAGAAACATGGCAGGGGCGATGAACGGAGATATTGTCGCTGTTCAAGTAGTAAAAGAAGGGAAAGATGGAAAGCGAGAAGGAAAAATTGTTTCTATCATTGACAGGGCTGTGAAAAAAGTTGTTGGAAGGGTTGAAAAGTATAAAAAACACTGCTTCGTTGTTCCTGAGGACAAAAGGATACGGTACGACGTTATTCTCACATCTGAAGATTTCAAAAACGTTGAAGACGGAGATTACGTTGTTGCAGAGATAATTTCTTATCCTTCAGAGACGAGAGGTCCTGTTGGTAGGGTTGTTGAAAATCTTGGTAAAAGCGGTCCAAAACTTGATATAGAACTGATTATCAGAAAGTATGATCTTCCCGTTGAATTTCCGCAGGAGGTTTTGGAAGAGGCGGAAAAGATACCTCAAGAGGTTTCAATATCTGATATTAAAGGGAGGGTTGATTTAAGAGAGCAACTGACATTTACAATAGATGGAGAAACTGCCAGAGATTTTGACGACGCGGTTGCCATAGAAAAATTACCAAACGGTAATTACAGGCTTTTTGTTCACATTGCAGATGTTTCCCACTACGTTAAGCCGGGAAGTGCCCTTGATAAAGAGGCTTACAACAGAGGGACGAGTGTCTATTTTCCTGATAGATGTATTCCTATGCTTCCCGAAAGACTTTCAAACGGTATCTGTTCCTTAAATCCTGATGTTGACAGATTGACCTTCACCTGTGAGATGGAGATAAACAGGCACGGCATAGTTGTTGATTACAAGATTTACGAAAGTGTTATTCACAGCAAAGCAAGACTTACTTACAATATAGCTCAGAAGATAATAGACGGTGATGAGGAAGCTAAACGTGATTTTCCCCATGTAGTTGAGTCTCTTAACCACATGTACCGGTTAGCACAGATTCTTCACAGAAAAAGGTACAAGAGGGGGAGTATTGACTTTGATCTTCCGGAGCCTGTAGTTGTTCTCAATGCGGAAGGGGAACCAATAGACATATACAAAGCGGAAAGACTTTGGTCTCACAGGCTGATAGAGGAATTTATGATTATTGCCAACGAGACTGTTGCAGAGTTTATGTTCTGGGCTGACTATCCGTCTGTTTACAGGATTCATGAATCGCCGGACAGGGAAAAACTTGCAGAGTTTCTGAACTTTGTTAAATCCCTTGGCATAAAAGTTCCAAATATAAAAAACGATGTTCAACCCAAACTTCTTCAAAAGATTCTTGAACAGGTTGCAGGAAAACCGGAGGAAAAACTTGTTAATTATCTCATGCTAAGGACAATGGCAAGGGCAAAGTATTCCCCTGATAACATAGGGCATTTTGGACTTGCTTCAACCTGCTATACGCATTTTACATCGCCTATAAGGCGTTATGCTGACCTTCAACTTCATCGTTTGATTAAAATGGCTTTGAAGGGCGAATTTAATAGTGACAACATATCTTTTTGGGAAGAAAAGCTTGAGAGGATATGTAAACACATTACGGAAAGATCCATTAACGCCGATGAAGCCGAAAGGGATGTTGTTCAACTTAAACAACTTCAGTATGCAGTAAACCACGTAGGCGAAGTGTTCGAAAGTATAGTTACAGGTGTTTCTGAACAGGGGCTTTTTATAGAAACCGTGGAGGAGCTGATTCCGGGTTTTGTTCATGTTTCTTCCCTTAAAAACGACTACTATATCTGTATTCCAAAGCAGTACTGCCTTTTAGGAGAAAGGACGAAAACTCTCTTTAGAATAGGTGACAGGGTATTAGCCAAACTTATTGGCGTGGATGTTGAAAACAGAAAGGCAGAGTTTGAGATTGTTAAGAAACTTCAACCGTCACGGTAA
- a CDS encoding TlyA family RNA methyltransferase, producing MKKERLDRVLVDRGFVKSRERARALIMAGKVLVDGNIVDKAGTKISVDAKIELKGKDIPYVSRGGLKLETALKAFNIKPENWVCLDVGASTGGFTDCLLKHGAKKVYAVDVGKGQLDWKLRNDERVISIEQFNARYLTDKEVPEKVDLIVIDVSFISLTKILPVVKQFLKDDGRIVALIKPQFELSKKEVDRGRGVIKSPQLHRKAIDKIIAFSKEEGLYPVNLVLSEPRGPKGNKEFLILLTRNPEDDSLTDDRIEEEILKS from the coding sequence ATGAAGAAAGAGAGACTGGATAGGGTTCTTGTTGACAGAGGATTTGTAAAAAGCAGGGAAAGAGCACGTGCCCTTATAATGGCAGGCAAGGTTTTAGTCGATGGTAATATTGTTGACAAAGCGGGAACAAAGATTTCTGTTGACGCGAAGATAGAACTGAAAGGTAAAGATATTCCTTACGTTTCAAGGGGTGGATTAAAATTAGAAACTGCCCTAAAAGCCTTTAACATAAAACCTGAAAACTGGGTTTGTCTGGATGTTGGTGCATCAACTGGTGGATTTACAGACTGCCTTTTGAAGCACGGTGCAAAAAAGGTTTATGCTGTTGATGTAGGTAAGGGTCAGCTTGACTGGAAGTTGAGAAATGATGAAAGGGTTATTTCAATAGAACAGTTTAACGCGCGCTATTTAACAGACAAAGAGGTGCCTGAAAAGGTTGATCTGATAGTCATAGATGTTTCTTTTATCTCTTTAACTAAAATATTGCCTGTTGTTAAGCAGTTTTTGAAGGATGACGGGCGGATAGTTGCACTTATAAAGCCTCAGTTTGAACTATCCAAAAAAGAGGTGGACAGGGGAAGAGGCGTTATTAAGTCACCGCAACTTCACAGGAAAGCGATAGACAAGATAATTGCTTTTTCAAAGGAAGAAGGGCTTTATCCTGTTAATCTCGTTCTGTCTGAGCCGAGGGGTCCCAAGGGAAATAAGGAATTTTTAATTCTTTTAACCAGAAATCCTGAAGATGATTCTTTGACAGACGACCGGATTGAAGAAGAAATATTAAAGAGTTGA